Proteins encoded within one genomic window of Halodesulfurarchaeum formicicum:
- the menD gene encoding 2-succinyl-5-enolpyruvyl-6-hydroxy-3-cyclohexene-1-carboxylic-acid synthase, translating to MTAPNLSTLWAEVLIDEAAAAGLDRVVIAPGSRSTPLTVAADQHPTLDTETHLDERSAGFYALGIGKRSGSPAALISTSGTAAVNFHPAVVEAQQSRTPLVVLTADRPPELQDSGANQTIDQRDLYGSATRFNRTLPAPDPADRSLRSLRTTVDRALAAAEPPNPGPVHLNVPLRKPLAPVEDSTALRGPLPETGAGKTGRDGPFVRTHAGTVSPSDGAVAELRTLIEQADRGLLVAGPLAPDPARRDALYRLARETGFPLLADPLSNLRFGQELPELVLGGYDGYLGTAGTAAWPDPDLVIRVGASPTSKALRHWLRDAETRQFVIDPAGGWREGTFTATDRIQTSIPALVDALKDVNAAVRSGWTERFHQAEAVHQAAVADVDAPGWEGGVLQQVVAAAPDPATVFVSNSMPVRDLDRYGHPRAADLTVLGNRGASGIDGIASTALGAGSATSDPLIAITGDLAYFHDMNGLLALGRFGLDTTIVLLNNDGGGIFHKLPIADFDPPFERQFRTPHGLDFEATEALYELDFERVDPAEIGTAVAESTTAPGTQVLEVRTDADRSQQLRERLRETVGNRLADRE from the coding sequence ATGACCGCCCCGAACCTGAGTACGCTCTGGGCCGAGGTGTTGATCGACGAAGCCGCCGCGGCTGGACTCGACCGGGTCGTGATCGCCCCCGGAAGTCGGTCGACGCCGCTCACCGTCGCCGCCGACCAGCACCCCACACTCGACACCGAGACGCACCTCGACGAGCGCTCGGCTGGCTTCTACGCCCTGGGAATCGGCAAGCGGTCTGGCTCCCCGGCCGCGCTCATCTCGACCTCGGGGACCGCCGCGGTGAATTTCCACCCCGCGGTCGTCGAGGCCCAGCAATCCAGAACCCCACTCGTGGTGCTGACCGCGGATCGGCCCCCGGAACTGCAGGACAGCGGCGCGAACCAGACCATCGACCAGCGGGACCTCTACGGGTCGGCGACGCGCTTCAATCGCACGCTCCCCGCTCCCGATCCGGCCGACCGGAGCCTTCGGTCGCTCCGAACCACCGTCGATCGAGCACTCGCCGCCGCGGAGCCGCCGAATCCGGGCCCCGTTCACCTCAACGTTCCCCTGCGAAAGCCACTGGCCCCGGTGGAGGATTCGACTGCCCTGCGCGGCCCGCTTCCCGAGACTGGCGCGGGCAAAACAGGTCGGGATGGGCCCTTCGTTCGCACGCACGCTGGAACGGTCTCGCCCAGCGATGGGGCTGTGGCCGAACTTCGGACGCTCATCGAACAGGCCGATCGGGGATTGCTCGTCGCTGGCCCGCTCGCTCCTGACCCAGCACGTCGTGACGCGCTTTACCGGCTGGCCCGGGAAACGGGCTTCCCGCTTTTGGCAGACCCGCTCTCGAACCTCCGTTTCGGCCAAGAACTGCCAGAGCTGGTACTGGGTGGCTACGATGGCTATCTGGGCACCGCAGGCACGGCCGCCTGGCCCGATCCGGACCTCGTGATTCGGGTTGGCGCCTCACCGACCTCGAAAGCGCTCAGACACTGGCTTCGGGACGCTGAGACGCGACAGTTCGTAATCGACCCGGCTGGCGGCTGGCGGGAGGGGACCTTCACCGCGACGGACCGGATTCAGACCTCGATTCCGGCGCTCGTCGATGCGCTGAAGGACGTGAACGCTGCGGTTCGTTCCGGCTGGACGGAGCGGTTCCACCAGGCCGAGGCGGTTCATCAAGCCGCTGTCGCAGATGTCGACGCGCCGGGGTGGGAGGGTGGGGTCCTCCAACAGGTCGTTGCCGCCGCCCCCGATCCGGCGACCGTGTTCGTCTCGAACAGCATGCCGGTCCGGGACCTCGACCGGTACGGCCACCCCCGGGCGGCCGACCTGACGGTGCTCGGAAACCGCGGGGCAAGTGGGATCGACGGCATCGCGAGCACTGCACTCGGGGCCGGCAGCGCAACCAGCGACCCGCTGATCGCGATCACGGGCGATCTCGCCTACTTCCACGACATGAACGGCCTGCTCGCGCTGGGTCGGTTCGGGCTCGATACGACGATCGTTTTGCTCAACAACGACGGCGGGGGCATCTTCCACAAACTGCCGATCGCGGACTTCGATCCGCCCTTCGAGCGCCAGTTCAGGACCCCACACGGACTTGACTTCGAGGCCACCGAGGCACTCTACGAACTAGATTTCGAACGGGTCGATCCCGCGGAGATCGGCACAGCCGTGGCTGAGAGCACAACGGCCCCCGGAACCCAGGTGCTCGAAGTCCGGACCGACGCCGACCGGAGCCAGCAGCTTCGAGAACGGCTCCGCGAGACGGTCGGGAATCGACTCGCCGATCGCGAGTGA
- a CDS encoding 1,4-dihydroxy-2-naphthoyl-CoA synthase — MVSTLFDPDRWTPVREFEFSDITYHRGTDVGAVRIAFDRPEVRNAFRPQTVDELSTALEHAKRQTDVGAVLLTGNGPSPDDGGWAFSSGGDQAVRSESGYEYGADEGGSTGRLHILEVQRQIRHLPKPVIAVVPGWAVGGGHSLHAVCDLTIASEEEATFKQTDPDVASFDGGFGSAYLARQIGQKRAREIFFLGKTYDAAEAKAMGMVNEVVPHEALEDRAIEMAETITKKSPTAIRMLKYAFNGVDDGLIGQQVFAGEATRLAYMTDEAREGRDAFLEDREPEFEEFPWHY; from the coding sequence ATGGTCTCGACGCTCTTCGACCCCGACCGGTGGACGCCGGTCCGGGAGTTCGAGTTCTCGGACATCACGTACCACCGTGGGACCGACGTCGGCGCGGTCCGGATCGCCTTCGACCGGCCCGAGGTTCGCAACGCCTTTCGACCCCAGACGGTCGATGAACTCTCGACGGCCCTGGAACACGCGAAACGGCAGACCGACGTCGGCGCGGTTCTCCTGACGGGGAACGGGCCCAGTCCCGACGACGGCGGCTGGGCGTTCTCCTCGGGAGGCGATCAGGCCGTCCGCTCGGAATCCGGCTACGAATACGGCGCGGACGAGGGCGGTTCGACCGGACGGCTCCACATCCTCGAAGTGCAACGGCAGATCCGCCACCTCCCGAAACCGGTCATCGCCGTGGTCCCGGGTTGGGCGGTCGGGGGCGGGCACAGTCTCCATGCGGTCTGTGATCTCACCATCGCGAGCGAGGAGGAGGCCACGTTCAAGCAGACCGATCCGGACGTCGCCAGCTTCGACGGGGGGTTCGGCTCGGCCTACCTCGCTCGCCAGATCGGCCAGAAACGGGCCCGGGAGATCTTCTTCCTCGGGAAAACCTACGACGCGGCCGAGGCGAAGGCGATGGGCATGGTCAACGAGGTCGTCCCACACGAAGCGTTGGAGGACCGGGCCATCGAGATGGCCGAGACGATCACGAAGAAGAGTCCGACCGCGATCCGGATGCTCAAGTACGCCTTCAACGGCGTCGACGACGGGCTGATCGGCCAGCAGGTGTTCGCCGGCGAGGCGACCCGACTCGCCTACATGACAGATGAGGCCCGGGAAGGTCGGGACGCGTTCCTTGAGGATCGCGAGCCGGAGTTCGAGGAGTTCCCCTGGCACTACTGA
- a CDS encoding 1,4-dihydroxy-2-naphthoate polyprenyltransferase: protein MADTADISRREAWVIAARPHVKPAGAAPVIVGTGLAVHQGVFAALPAIAALLGALLIQTGTDFANDYFDYAKGVDSDESAGYVRVSQSGLIPARRVFGAAVLCYGLAFLLGIYLVSIGGLPIVVVGLASIASGFAYSGGPYPIASHGLGDIFAFLFFGVIAVTGTYYVQASAVLLETIPVTVHPETLPLAAIVASLSMGGLITNILVVNNIRDIEDDRAAGKHTLAVHLGYRFSRVEYVLLTALAYAVPLWFFFRGAGVVVLLPVLSLPLAISATRQLYAGRDTETLNPALERTGKLVAAFGVLFGVGLAL, encoded by the coding sequence ATGGCGGACACAGCCGACATCTCCCGCCGCGAGGCCTGGGTGATCGCCGCCCGGCCACACGTGAAACCGGCCGGGGCAGCGCCCGTGATCGTCGGGACCGGGCTAGCCGTTCATCAGGGTGTGTTTGCGGCGCTGCCGGCGATCGCAGCCCTGCTTGGCGCGCTGCTCATCCAGACGGGGACGGATTTCGCCAACGACTACTTCGACTACGCGAAGGGCGTCGATTCGGATGAGTCGGCCGGCTACGTGCGGGTCTCCCAGTCGGGGTTGATCCCCGCTCGCCGCGTCTTCGGGGCGGCTGTGCTCTGCTATGGGCTTGCCTTCCTCCTGGGGATCTATCTCGTGTCGATCGGCGGGCTTCCGATCGTCGTCGTGGGGCTGGCCAGCATCGCCAGCGGCTTTGCCTACTCCGGTGGCCCGTACCCGATCGCCTCCCACGGGCTGGGGGACATCTTTGCCTTCCTCTTTTTCGGCGTGATTGCGGTTACTGGGACGTACTACGTCCAGGCGAGTGCAGTCCTGCTGGAGACCATCCCGGTGACGGTTCACCCGGAGACACTCCCGCTTGCGGCAATCGTCGCGAGTCTCTCGATGGGCGGGCTGATCACGAACATCCTCGTGGTCAACAACATACGGGACATCGAGGACGACCGGGCGGCGGGCAAGCACACGCTGGCCGTTCACCTCGGCTACCGCTTTAGTCGGGTCGAGTACGTCTTGCTCACGGCGCTTGCGTACGCGGTTCCGCTCTGGTTTTTCTTCCGGGGTGCGGGAGTCGTCGTGTTGCTGCCCGTCCTGAGTCTCCCACTGGCAATCTCGGCCACGCGGCAGCTCTATGCCGGCCGTGACACCGAGACGCTCAATCCGGCCCTCGAACGAACCGGCAAGCTGGTCGCGGCCTTCGGGGTCCTCTTCGGGGTCGGACTGGCGCTATGA
- a CDS encoding mandelate racemase/muconate lactonizing enzyme family protein, whose protein sequence is MSRVQPYELALDPPLRTARETMQTRRGLLFRVEEGPGGIGDAAPLPPFTESDEESRAALERAADAYDHRGWPAALKVVSDQRDGRLEYPAARHAVSLAMLDWRGRTQAEPLFEQLGGTAGAPVPVNATVGDASPSETAQSVAEARNMGFQAVKVKVGRGPVDRDLERLRAVRERVGSTVSVRVDANGAWSPETATTFLRNAADLDLAAVEQPLPVAETLAHADLRGLGTPIAVDESLAEFPVQELLAANVADWYVLKPMALGGVDVAAGAGRRIARQGGTPICTSIFESVVGRTAAVHLAAALGVTEAAGLATADRLVTDLAEDPAPIEDGVVIPPSGPGLGIGEVGIDG, encoded by the coding sequence ATGAGCCGCGTCCAGCCCTACGAACTGGCGCTCGACCCGCCGCTCCGCACGGCCCGCGAGACGATGCAAACCAGACGTGGGCTGCTATTCCGGGTCGAAGAGGGGCCGGGTGGGATCGGCGACGCGGCTCCGCTCCCGCCGTTCACGGAGTCCGACGAGGAGAGTCGGGCCGCTCTGGAGCGTGCGGCAGATGCCTACGACCATCGGGGCTGGCCAGCGGCATTGAAAGTCGTCTCCGACCAACGCGACGGCCGACTGGAATATCCGGCCGCCCGGCACGCCGTCTCGCTCGCGATGCTGGATTGGCGGGGGCGAACCCAGGCGGAGCCATTGTTCGAACAGCTCGGCGGCACAGCGGGCGCGCCGGTCCCGGTCAACGCGACGGTCGGTGATGCCTCCCCCAGCGAGACCGCCCAGTCGGTCGCTGAAGCCAGAAATATGGGATTCCAGGCCGTGAAGGTGAAAGTCGGCCGAGGGCCAGTCGATCGGGACCTCGAACGCCTCCGGGCCGTTCGCGAGCGGGTCGGCTCGACGGTTTCAGTGCGCGTCGACGCGAACGGGGCCTGGTCACCCGAGACGGCGACCACGTTTCTCCGGAACGCCGCTGACCTGGATCTGGCCGCGGTCGAACAGCCCCTTCCAGTTGCAGAGACCCTGGCCCATGCGGACCTCCGCGGGCTGGGGACCCCAATCGCCGTCGACGAAAGCCTCGCGGAGTTCCCCGTGCAGGAGCTGCTGGCCGCGAACGTCGCCGACTGGTACGTCCTGAAACCGATGGCCCTCGGCGGGGTTGATGTCGCCGCCGGTGCTGGGAGACGAATCGCTCGCCAGGGCGGGACCCCGATCTGTACCTCGATCTTCGAGAGCGTCGTGGGTCGTACGGCGGCCGTCCACCTGGCCGCGGCACTGGGTGTGACGGAGGCAGCCGGGCTCGCCACGGCCGATCGCCTGGTGACTGACCTCGCTGAGGACCCAGCTCCGATCGAGGACGGCGTCGTGATCCCCCCATCCGGTCCCGGTCTCGGGATCGGGGAGGTGGGAATCGATGGATGA
- a CDS encoding class I adenylate-forming enzyme family protein: MDESLRRWATATPDRVALIDAASGIRLTYAELDRWADSIASALVEHGIEPGDRVALLLGRKPAAIAAIWGVLRAGATLVPLDPDEPAQNLRSRCDRAAIEACICGSETAKTAEAVAPSGTDRLQIESIPRKSSRTRQFDERTHETGPQRLDRTRVVLFTSGTTGQPTGVRLTARNLGASAASTVARLGVMAADRWLLDLPIYHAGGLSIPIRTAMLGATTVLRRGFDAEATATTMAAYEVTGVSLVPTMLRRLLDGPGVPETLKFVLVGGAETPPSLVKQAIEADVPIFVSYGMTETASGIATATPAELREDPETVGRPVRAASVSILGPDGASLDPGQVGEIAVSGAIVSPGTLSSERRRPRRAFRTGDRGRLSPAGWLTVTGRIDDLIVTGGENVSPRSVEAAIRETLPVKAVAVLGIPDAEWGERVAAAVVFEAEATAIETEAVRETLRGRVPEYALPKRVLALDSLPRTASGTVDRTALEEQFEEYDDSQE, translated from the coding sequence ATGGATGAGTCCCTCCGGCGGTGGGCCACTGCAACCCCTGATCGAGTCGCGCTCATTGACGCCGCAAGTGGGATTCGCCTGACCTACGCCGAACTCGACCGGTGGGCCGACTCGATTGCAAGCGCCCTCGTCGAACATGGCATCGAACCGGGTGATCGGGTCGCGCTGCTCCTGGGGCGCAAACCCGCTGCGATCGCGGCGATCTGGGGGGTCCTCCGGGCCGGCGCGACGCTGGTCCCGCTCGATCCGGACGAACCGGCCCAGAATCTGCGCTCCCGCTGTGACCGGGCTGCAATCGAGGCCTGCATTTGCGGGAGCGAGACGGCGAAGACGGCCGAAGCGGTGGCTCCATCGGGAACCGATCGACTCCAGATCGAATCGATACCACGGAAAAGCTCCAGAACTCGGCAGTTCGACGAGCGAACCCACGAGACGGGGCCTCAGCGTCTCGATCGGACACGAGTCGTCCTGTTCACTTCCGGAACGACCGGTCAGCCGACTGGCGTTCGACTCACGGCGCGAAATCTGGGGGCCAGTGCCGCCTCGACGGTCGCGCGACTGGGCGTCATGGCCGCCGATCGCTGGCTGCTCGATCTGCCGATCTACCACGCTGGCGGGCTCTCGATACCCATCAGAACCGCGATGCTCGGGGCCACGACCGTCCTGCGGCGGGGGTTCGATGCGGAGGCCACGGCGACGACCATGGCGGCGTACGAGGTAACCGGTGTCTCCCTGGTCCCGACGATGCTCCGTCGCCTGCTTGACGGGCCTGGCGTTCCCGAAACTCTCAAATTTGTGCTGGTGGGCGGGGCTGAAACGCCCCCGTCTCTCGTGAAGCAGGCGATCGAAGCCGACGTGCCGATTTTTGTGTCCTATGGCATGACCGAAACGGCCTCCGGGATCGCCACGGCGACCCCCGCTGAACTCCGAGAGGACCCCGAGACCGTGGGTCGCCCGGTTCGTGCAGCGAGCGTTTCGATTTTGGGGCCCGACGGGGCGTCCCTGGATCCAGGCCAGGTGGGCGAAATCGCTGTTTCGGGAGCTATCGTGAGCCCTGGTACCCTTTCAAGCGAGCGGCGCCGGCCCCGACGGGCGTTCCGCACGGGAGACCGTGGCCGTCTCTCGCCGGCCGGCTGGCTCACTGTGACGGGTCGAATCGACGATCTGATCGTCACCGGCGGGGAGAACGTCTCGCCGCGTTCCGTCGAGGCCGCGATCCGGGAGACACTCCCCGTTAAAGCGGTCGCGGTGCTCGGCATTCCCGACGCGGAGTGGGGCGAGCGCGTGGCTGCAGCGGTGGTCTTCGAAGCGGAAGCGACAGCGATCGAAACTGAGGCGGTCCGAGAGACGCTCCGGGGACGGGTTCCGGAGTACGCGCTGCCAAAACGGGTTCTCGCACTGGATTCGCTTCCGCGAACGGCCTCCGGCACTGTCGATCGGACGGCACTCGAAGAGCAATTCGAGGAGTACGACGACAGTCAAGAATGA
- a CDS encoding helix-turn-helix transcriptional regulator: MSGESIEAELSADERAGLELVRERGSIHQSEFWKELDVSSRKGSRLATALEESGLIERERTVHGGNQTYLLKPVIREEDLDFSLLMAGDMLSPFVGEENIDPESDRFSQWIMNLVYQE; this comes from the coding sequence ATGAGCGGGGAATCCATCGAGGCCGAACTCTCGGCGGACGAACGGGCCGGCCTCGAACTCGTCAGAGAACGAGGGTCGATCCACCAATCCGAGTTCTGGAAGGAACTCGATGTCTCCTCCCGCAAGGGGAGTCGGCTGGCGACGGCCCTGGAGGAGAGCGGGTTGATCGAGCGGGAACGAACCGTCCACGGGGGCAACCAGACCTACTTGTTGAAGCCGGTGATCCGGGAGGAGGACCTCGACTTCTCACTCTTGATGGCCGGGGACATGCTCTCGCCGTTCGTCGGCGAGGAGAACATCGACCCCGAGTCCGACCGGTTCTCCCAGTGGATCATGAACCTCGTCTACCAGGAGTAG
- the gatA gene encoding Asp-tRNA(Asn)/Glu-tRNA(Gln) amidotransferase subunit GatA has protein sequence MSLNAFITRTEIEGETEGPLADTTVAVKDNISTEGVRTTCGSEMLEEYVPPYDATVVSRLKAAGATIVGKTNMDEFGMGTTTETSAFGPTRNPVDEDHVPGGSSGGSAAAVKNGDADVALGSDTGGSIRCPAAFTGTVGIKPTYGLVSRYGLVAYANSLEQIGPIASTVREAAELLSVIAGPDEHDGTTREAGAAVDYAAVADGDVEGLTIGIPTELVEGSEPGVRERFEAGLETLREQGARTVEVDLPSVEYAVAAYYVIAMSEASSNLARFDGVRYGVSGGFEGDWNEAFAKSRSDGFGEEVIRRILLGTFALSEGYHDKYYKQAQEARSWVKQDFDAAFEEADVLATPTMPVLPPKLGESLDDPLQMYRIDANTVPVNLANLPAISVPVGEHEGLPVGFQLIGPAFGEEQIIRAGSALE, from the coding sequence ATGAGCCTGAACGCCTTCATCACCCGCACGGAGATCGAGGGCGAGACCGAGGGGCCACTCGCGGACACGACGGTGGCGGTGAAAGACAACATCAGCACCGAGGGGGTCCGGACGACCTGTGGCTCGGAGATGCTCGAGGAGTACGTCCCGCCCTACGACGCGACCGTCGTCAGCCGGCTGAAGGCAGCTGGCGCGACCATCGTCGGCAAGACGAACATGGACGAGTTCGGGATGGGGACGACCACGGAGACCTCTGCTTTCGGGCCGACTCGAAACCCGGTCGACGAAGACCACGTCCCAGGGGGCTCATCCGGCGGGAGTGCTGCCGCCGTCAAAAACGGGGATGCCGACGTGGCGCTCGGTTCGGACACGGGTGGCTCGATCCGGTGTCCCGCTGCCTTTACGGGGACGGTCGGAATCAAGCCAACCTACGGGCTGGTCTCCCGGTATGGGCTGGTCGCCTACGCCAACAGTCTGGAACAGATCGGGCCGATCGCGTCGACCGTTCGCGAGGCGGCCGAACTCCTCTCGGTCATCGCCGGGCCCGACGAACACGACGGAACGACTCGCGAGGCGGGCGCAGCTGTCGATTACGCCGCCGTCGCCGATGGCGATGTCGAGGGCCTCACGATCGGGATCCCGACGGAACTGGTCGAAGGGAGCGAACCGGGCGTGCGGGAGCGCTTCGAGGCGGGTCTGGAGACACTCCGCGAGCAGGGCGCACGAACGGTCGAGGTCGATTTGCCCTCCGTCGAGTACGCCGTCGCGGCCTATTATGTCATCGCGATGTCCGAGGCCTCCTCGAACCTGGCTCGTTTCGACGGCGTGCGGTACGGCGTCTCGGGTGGCTTCGAGGGCGACTGGAACGAGGCCTTCGCGAAGAGCCGTTCGGACGGCTTCGGCGAGGAAGTCATTCGCCGCATTCTGTTAGGGACCTTCGCCCTTTCGGAGGGCTATCACGACAAGTACTACAAACAGGCTCAGGAGGCTCGCTCGTGGGTCAAACAGGACTTCGATGCGGCCTTCGAGGAAGCTGACGTGCTGGCGACCCCGACGATGCCTGTTCTCCCGCCAAAGCTGGGCGAGAGCCTCGACGATCCGCTGCAGATGTACCGCATCGACGCGAATACCGTCCCGGTGAATCTCGCGAATCTGCCGGCCATCTCGGTCCCGGTCGGCGAACACGAGGGGTTGCCCGTCGGCTTTCAGCTGATCGGGCCGGCCTTCGGCGAAGAACAGATCATCCGGGCCGGAAGCGCACTCGAGTAG
- the gatC gene encoding Asp-tRNA(Asn)/Glu-tRNA(Gln) amidotransferase subunit GatC, with amino-acid sequence MTDEPVEAADVRRVADLARVELDESAVEAFTAEFQDILGYFDALEEVPAVESEPDLVNVMRADEVQPSLSQEDALRNASESEDGRFKGPRVS; translated from the coding sequence ATGACAGACGAGCCGGTCGAGGCGGCCGACGTACGGCGCGTCGCGGACCTCGCCCGTGTCGAACTAGACGAGTCCGCAGTCGAGGCGTTCACCGCCGAGTTCCAGGACATTCTGGGTTACTTTGACGCCCTGGAGGAGGTCCCGGCGGTCGAGTCCGAACCCGACCTCGTCAACGTGATGCGGGCAGACGAGGTCCAGCCCTCCCTCTCACAGGAGGACGCGCTTCGAAACGCCAGCGAGTCCGAGGACGGCCGATTCAAGGGGCCGCGGGTCTCATGA
- a CDS encoding PHP domain-containing protein, producing MLTVELHAHSARSYDGRDPVEMLLEQAAAVGLDAIAVTDHDAFDASQRAVELAPEFDLIGIPGMEVTSAAGHVLALGIDRKIPKGLPFSETLDAIHEAGGIAVVPHPFQKSRSGVAPNISRAALASADAIEVYNSRLLTGRANRKARAFAEKHGLPQTAGSDAHIAEMVGQAITAVDANSHTAAGIVDAIRAGKTTVEGHRTPWHISFRQAAGGAKRRVKNRLASLF from the coding sequence GTGCTCACCGTCGAGCTCCACGCCCACTCGGCCCGTTCGTACGACGGTCGGGACCCCGTCGAGATGCTCCTGGAGCAGGCTGCAGCCGTCGGGCTCGACGCCATCGCGGTGACCGACCACGACGCGTTCGACGCCAGCCAGCGGGCGGTCGAACTCGCCCCGGAGTTCGATCTCATCGGGATTCCGGGGATGGAGGTCACCTCCGCGGCCGGTCACGTCCTCGCGCTCGGCATCGATCGCAAGATCCCGAAGGGGCTGCCCTTTTCGGAGACCCTCGACGCGATTCACGAGGCCGGCGGCATTGCAGTCGTCCCGCACCCGTTCCAGAAGTCCCGGAGCGGGGTCGCCCCGAATATCTCTCGGGCTGCACTGGCCTCGGCCGACGCGATCGAGGTGTACAACTCACGGCTCCTCACGGGCCGGGCCAACCGCAAGGCACGGGCCTTCGCCGAGAAACACGGTCTGCCACAGACCGCCGGGTCGGACGCCCACATCGCGGAGATGGTGGGGCAGGCGATAACCGCGGTCGACGCCAATAGTCACACGGCCGCGGGAATCGTCGACGCGATTCGGGCGGGGAAAACCACGGTCGAGGGCCATCGCACCCCCTGGCACATCAGCTTCCGGCAGGCCGCTGGTGGGGCCAAACGCCGCGTAAAGAACCGGCTCGCGAGTCTCTTCTGA